A single window of Cytobacillus dafuensis DNA harbors:
- a CDS encoding glucosaminidase domain-containing protein, protein MMKKLVTLFFVLVLSLSTFTPAQASSDKVPIAGSSILTAKQMGDYVLLKNPEPKLTTVDIYRLAELYLSLGRQEGIRGDIAFAQAILETGYFKFGKDVLPEQNNYSGIGAVGGGAQGAYFNTPEEGVRAQIQHLKAYANTEPLVTEKIDPRFDYVKRGIAPYWTDLNNRWAVPGDQYGERILAIFSEMKSINLAIPNVSSDWSSKLPPAALYLKADMPLISPDGKVTKVLKKGYNYKVFGTIGNNYNMGGNYYIAANSGKMSVYIGRLHIKNKDVNLYRPDGKVHRKLAPGEIVRVYSYDDKAYYVGGGYYIQRNAGVSFYKGTIKMTADSPLYATNGTVAKTLKKGQEFRVYAINGNKLDLGGGFYLNYDKQKQVYNNH, encoded by the coding sequence ATGATGAAGAAATTAGTTACATTGTTTTTTGTTTTAGTTCTTAGCCTTTCCACTTTTACACCGGCACAAGCATCAAGTGATAAAGTGCCTATTGCAGGCAGCTCGATTTTAACTGCTAAGCAAATGGGGGATTATGTTTTATTAAAGAATCCTGAGCCGAAGTTAACGACGGTGGATATTTATAGATTGGCAGAATTATATTTATCTTTAGGACGCCAAGAGGGAATTCGCGGGGATATTGCTTTTGCGCAAGCGATTTTGGAGACGGGTTATTTTAAATTTGGGAAGGATGTATTGCCTGAACAGAATAACTACTCAGGTATTGGTGCGGTTGGCGGCGGTGCACAAGGAGCTTATTTTAATACGCCTGAAGAAGGGGTAAGAGCGCAAATTCAGCATTTGAAAGCCTATGCAAATACCGAGCCGCTTGTCACTGAGAAAATTGATCCGCGATTTGATTATGTAAAGCGGGGGATAGCTCCCTATTGGACAGATTTGAATAATCGCTGGGCCGTTCCAGGGGATCAATACGGAGAGCGAATTCTGGCTATTTTTTCAGAGATGAAGAGTATCAATTTAGCGATTCCGAATGTAAGCAGCGATTGGTCTTCCAAACTTCCTCCAGCTGCCCTTTATTTGAAAGCGGATATGCCGCTTATTAGTCCTGATGGAAAAGTGACGAAGGTGTTGAAAAAAGGATATAACTATAAAGTATTCGGAACGATTGGAAACAACTATAACATGGGTGGAAACTATTATATTGCTGCCAATAGCGGTAAAATGAGTGTTTATATTGGCAGGCTGCATATAAAAAATAAGGATGTTAATCTCTATCGACCAGATGGAAAAGTTCATCGGAAGCTAGCTCCTGGTGAGATTGTTCGCGTGTACAGCTATGATGACAAAGCCTATTATGTAGGCGGGGGCTACTATATTCAACGTAATGCCGGTGTTTCTTTTTATAAAGGCACAATCAAAATGACAGCAGATAGTCCGCTGTATGCTACAAATGGCACAGTTGCTAAAACCTTGAAAAAAGGCCAAGAGTTTAGAGTGTACGCAATCAATGGCAATAAGCTTGATCTAGGCGGTGGCTTCTATCTAAATTATGATAAACAGAAACAAGTTTACAATAATCATTAA
- a CDS encoding S8 family peptidase, which yields MKKWVKNALTITVGLGLVTSNLSPAITVSADSLKNFPNVSAVEVSQPQLQKKLEQLNEKALSEDTFVIKYSKPLTQAEHRIAGGTLVTDFPSLNYAVVKVKNKKDLQKVMQKYRGFSHVNSVNPSALYKPLSTPDPKVSESYHIGMLKLNEAHKLAGKNSVTVAVIDQGVDVNHPELKGKLLPGYNAVNPMNQGTPDFHGTHVTGIIAGNKDNGIGGYGVNPNVKILPIDVFDRSWGAYDYSIAQGILHAVEKNAKVINMSIGGPMKSPIIEEAIKKALEKNITVVSSAGNSGNDMASYPAAYEGVISVGSVDKSKNLSSYSSYGPSVDIAAPGEAVYSTIYEYEKKSSFREMSGTSMASPMVAGVASLLLSKHPNLTPAQVEYILEHTADDLGDPGFDIKFGNGLVNPVAALKFDVKKLPALANKPWTDKEIAEKAEEVNLAKVSELKGAITKPFEEKWYYTDVKAGEYVQFSLDGAKQYDYKLMINLQSPEGKDKLDINNVLDGKTEGKLYKVPYTGKLAFGVKDVNGSYDDSKKQLSKFNFSVKKYPVLPADESTFEKPINIELPYDSSKEKYTLIGEEGDNDYFTLSVKEQQVIKMDLTGIPGVDTSISVYEKFIMPPSEDGEMYELPQLKEDEVEPSFYANNKGKSEGETLSFVAQPEVEYSIKVSNKVNSYFGFFDFFINGNMMEEEQKPESSAIPYQLKVQGKVLPPDEDSLPFLMPKEEEASTLEKKKELLLMDPVEEEFDYVQTIKDGAQSYTIGQAATGYLQTFEDEDWFSVTPGDTGIYEFSLEKNNANIPILGIYQIKTEKDHKGKEYSYFEQIASNEYSFWQTGKLDEILFTGLKKDDTYYVKVNTNYFNGSISFDPYTITSKLIVKNPQDKYEDNDKLEGVKNLPASNIEGNFAMPYDQDNFYFESKQNEIYGVKLERKQVSDKFKKQYPKELLSQFAGVLAIYEDTNKNRKLDDEEMRTAQFIQKGAGLGKTFGSFKTEKNKNYIISVMAYFEGASSFSLLPYTLAVNPVNKNDEDKNSVVKNNIPSKPLALKAKSAKHLQATGHLNAGVAYGDEDWYVLKLDKNTKGKIELEAGIEIDGVISLYSNGKLISTADYYPEGDKEVLNFDLKKGTYHIKVRDVIGNATLTPYTLNVYK from the coding sequence ATGAAGAAATGGGTTAAGAATGCATTGACAATTACTGTTGGACTAGGTTTGGTTACTAGTAATCTAAGTCCAGCCATAACAGTCTCAGCAGACTCTTTAAAAAATTTTCCGAATGTATCGGCTGTTGAAGTGAGTCAGCCACAGCTTCAGAAAAAGCTGGAACAGCTAAATGAAAAGGCTTTGAGTGAAGATACGTTTGTTATCAAATATTCAAAACCATTAACACAAGCAGAGCATAGAATTGCAGGAGGAACACTCGTAACGGATTTTCCATCCCTTAACTATGCCGTTGTGAAGGTGAAAAACAAAAAAGACCTCCAAAAGGTCATGCAGAAATATAGAGGCTTTTCACATGTTAACTCAGTTAATCCAAGTGCCCTTTATAAACCTTTAAGTACACCAGATCCAAAGGTCAGCGAGTCCTATCATATTGGCATGCTTAAATTAAATGAAGCCCATAAGCTTGCTGGGAAGAATTCTGTTACAGTTGCTGTGATTGATCAAGGAGTGGACGTGAATCATCCTGAACTAAAGGGAAAGCTATTGCCTGGCTATAATGCGGTCAATCCGATGAATCAAGGTACCCCTGATTTCCATGGAACTCATGTTACCGGGATTATCGCGGGTAATAAGGATAATGGTATCGGCGGATATGGAGTGAACCCGAATGTGAAGATTCTTCCAATCGATGTATTCGATCGAAGTTGGGGGGCTTATGACTATTCGATTGCCCAAGGGATTTTACACGCAGTCGAAAAGAATGCCAAAGTAATTAACATGAGCATAGGCGGGCCAATGAAATCGCCAATCATTGAAGAAGCAATTAAAAAGGCGTTAGAAAAAAATATCACGGTTGTTTCTTCTGCCGGTAATAGTGGAAATGACATGGCGAGTTACCCTGCTGCCTACGAAGGTGTTATCAGCGTTGGTTCGGTCGATAAGTCGAAAAATCTATCATCGTATTCATCTTATGGACCATCGGTTGATATCGCAGCACCAGGTGAAGCAGTTTACAGCACAATCTATGAATATGAGAAAAAATCAAGCTTCCGAGAAATGAGCGGAACTTCTATGGCGTCTCCAATGGTTGCTGGTGTTGCATCACTGCTTTTATCGAAGCATCCAAACTTAACTCCTGCTCAGGTTGAATATATTTTAGAACATACAGCAGACGATTTAGGTGATCCTGGATTTGATATCAAGTTTGGAAATGGGCTTGTCAATCCGGTTGCTGCTCTAAAATTTGATGTGAAAAAGCTTCCTGCATTAGCAAATAAGCCTTGGACTGATAAAGAAATCGCTGAAAAAGCAGAGGAAGTCAATTTAGCGAAAGTGTCAGAACTGAAGGGAGCCATTACGAAGCCTTTTGAAGAAAAATGGTATTATACAGATGTAAAGGCTGGAGAATATGTTCAATTTTCTCTAGATGGAGCAAAGCAGTATGACTATAAATTAATGATTAATCTTCAGTCTCCAGAAGGGAAGGATAAGCTCGATATTAATAATGTGCTAGATGGTAAGACTGAAGGCAAGCTTTATAAAGTGCCTTACACTGGAAAACTAGCATTTGGCGTAAAGGATGTTAATGGAAGCTATGATGATTCCAAAAAACAGCTTTCAAAATTTAATTTTTCTGTCAAAAAATATCCTGTTCTTCCTGCTGATGAATCAACCTTCGAAAAGCCAATTAACATTGAGCTTCCATACGATTCTTCAAAGGAAAAGTATACATTAATTGGTGAAGAAGGAGACAATGACTATTTCACCCTTTCTGTCAAAGAGCAGCAAGTCATTAAAATGGACCTTACTGGTATACCTGGCGTCGACACTAGTATAAGTGTTTACGAAAAATTTATCATGCCGCCTTCTGAAGATGGAGAAATGTACGAGCTTCCACAATTAAAGGAGGACGAGGTAGAGCCATCCTTCTACGCTAATAATAAAGGGAAAAGTGAAGGAGAGACCTTATCCTTTGTTGCACAGCCTGAAGTGGAATATTCTATAAAAGTTTCAAATAAAGTAAATAGTTATTTTGGATTCTTCGACTTCTTTATCAATGGAAATATGATGGAGGAAGAGCAGAAGCCTGAATCATCCGCAATTCCGTATCAGTTAAAGGTTCAAGGAAAGGTTCTTCCTCCAGATGAAGATTCCTTGCCATTCCTTATGCCTAAAGAAGAAGAGGCTAGCACGTTAGAAAAGAAGAAAGAGCTTCTATTAATGGACCCAGTTGAAGAGGAATTTGATTATGTTCAAACAATCAAGGATGGCGCTCAGTCTTATACGATAGGTCAAGCAGCGACAGGATATTTACAAACCTTTGAGGATGAGGACTGGTTCAGTGTAACTCCTGGGGATACAGGCATTTATGAGTTTTCTTTAGAGAAAAACAACGCCAATATTCCTATTCTTGGAATCTATCAAATTAAAACAGAAAAGGATCATAAAGGGAAAGAATATTCCTACTTTGAACAAATTGCTTCAAACGAATATTCTTTCTGGCAGACTGGTAAATTAGACGAGATCTTATTTACAGGGTTAAAAAAGGATGATACCTATTATGTTAAGGTCAATACTAATTACTTTAACGGATCTATCTCATTTGACCCATATACAATTACTTCTAAGCTGATCGTTAAAAATCCACAGGACAAATATGAGGATAATGATAAGTTAGAAGGAGTTAAGAATCTTCCAGCAAGTAACATAGAAGGCAACTTTGCGATGCCGTATGATCAAGATAACTTCTATTTTGAAAGCAAGCAGAATGAAATCTACGGAGTGAAGCTGGAAAGAAAACAGGTTAGCGATAAATTTAAGAAGCAATATCCGAAGGAGCTCTTAAGCCAGTTTGCAGGGGTGCTCGCAATTTACGAGGATACGAATAAAAACCGCAAGCTTGATGATGAGGAAATGAGAACCGCACAATTCATTCAAAAAGGTGCAGGACTAGGTAAAACATTCGGTTCCTTCAAAACGGAAAAAAATAAAAACTATATCATCTCGGTAATGGCTTACTTTGAAGGGGCAAGCTCATTCTCACTATTGCCGTACACATTAGCAGTAAACCCTGTAAACAAAAATGACGAGGATAAAAACTCAGTCGTAAAAAATAACATCCCATCCAAGCCGCTCGCTCTCAAAGCGAAGTCAGCGAAGCATTTGCAAGCAACTGGCCATTTAAATGCAGGTGTTGCTTATGGAGATGAAGACTGGTACGTGCTTAAGCTTGATAAGAACACAAAAGGAAAAATTGAGCTTGAAGCAGGTATTGAGATCGATGGTGTGATCTCTTTATACAGTAATGGAAAGCTTATTTCAACAGCTGATTACTATCCTGAGGGAGACAAGGAAGTCCTGAATTTCGATCTGAAAAAGGGAACCTATCACATTAAAGTCCGCGATGTCATCGGCAACGCGACATTAACACCGTATACATTAAATGTATACAAGTGA
- a CDS encoding efflux RND transporter periplasmic adaptor subunit: MKKQIKLILFIAGGLLIAGNMFLILKDDSKIERSAYIKNFLPAEKENIKQSFHTKAIVAPEEESYYFYDQKMGSFKQFFVKKGEEVEAGTPLYEYISADIEADLARTKAKKEKIESEISVLEKHIRELTDYRDSLSFDEEEKAIERSIIHSIDQDISNKQLQADMLRQTADSVDQELKAIQTSEGKLTVVSEVDGIVKDVNVSLGNPLITISSAIPTIQGNLNEEERNMVEIGIPAVVSTKKGKLNGTLAKADHLPDGAYSEQKASQYPFSIQLDDEAPDLLQGSHVDVTFITNEINGALMIPKQSVVKKKKGSFVWIINSSGKLEEREIKTGVKSDHNIQVKSGVEKGELIVSDPSAIKKGEGPSIYSPINLAKLEISEIKEMRKKHILKYMLKGFLIR; this comes from the coding sequence ATGAAGAAACAGATCAAGCTAATTTTATTTATTGCTGGCGGCTTGCTTATCGCAGGAAATATGTTTTTAATCCTGAAAGACGATTCCAAAATTGAACGATCCGCTTATATCAAAAACTTTTTACCTGCTGAAAAGGAAAATATTAAGCAGTCCTTTCATACAAAGGCAATCGTTGCTCCTGAAGAAGAGTCCTATTATTTCTACGATCAAAAAATGGGGTCATTTAAACAATTCTTCGTTAAAAAAGGGGAGGAAGTAGAGGCTGGTACCCCGTTATATGAGTATATTTCTGCTGATATAGAGGCGGATCTTGCAAGAACGAAGGCGAAGAAAGAAAAGATTGAAAGTGAAATCAGTGTTTTAGAAAAACATATTAGAGAGCTTACTGACTATCGGGATTCTTTATCGTTTGATGAAGAAGAAAAGGCTATTGAACGTTCGATTATACATAGCATTGATCAAGATATTTCCAATAAACAGTTACAGGCTGACATGTTAAGGCAAACAGCTGATAGTGTTGACCAAGAGCTGAAAGCTATTCAAACGAGTGAAGGAAAGCTGACGGTTGTGAGTGAGGTTGACGGCATAGTGAAGGATGTAAATGTAAGTTTAGGAAACCCTTTGATAACAATCAGCTCAGCGATCCCAACGATTCAAGGAAACTTGAATGAAGAAGAAAGAAATATGGTAGAAATCGGTATTCCTGCTGTCGTTTCTACTAAAAAGGGGAAGCTTAATGGAACTCTTGCGAAAGCGGACCATTTGCCCGATGGAGCTTATTCAGAACAAAAAGCAAGTCAATACCCTTTTTCAATACAATTGGATGATGAAGCACCTGATCTTCTTCAAGGATCTCATGTGGACGTTACCTTTATAACAAATGAGATTAATGGTGCACTTATGATTCCTAAGCAAAGTGTAGTAAAGAAAAAGAAGGGTTCCTTTGTCTGGATCATAAATTCTAGTGGAAAGCTTGAGGAAAGAGAAATTAAGACGGGAGTAAAATCCGATCACAATATCCAAGTCAAGTCTGGGGTTGAAAAAGGTGAGCTCATTGTTAGCGATCCATCTGCCATAAAAAAAGGTGAAGGGCCGTCTATTTATTCTCCTATAAATCTAGCAAAGCTAGAAATCTCTGAAATAAAAGAAATGAGAAAAAAGCATATTTTAAAATATATGTTAAAAGGTTTTTTAATCAGATAA